A segment of the Nasonia vitripennis strain AsymCx chromosome 2, Nvit_psr_1.1, whole genome shotgun sequence genome:
ACATAATCTATAGCAACAATCCGAGCGCGTTGGATCGTTATCGGCTAATCGAATTGGAGATAATATTCAATAGGGCTCATTGGCTTAATTACCGGGAGAAGACTTTCACAGAGGCGCGCGGATCGAGTGGAATTTTATGTTCCGTCGAATTAGGAAATCCGAGCGTGGGCCTGTACCTATAACGAAAATCTCGTCCCCGCGCGCATACGTCTCGCGTGGGCGGCCGTGGAAACGAAAATAAAGATACGATCGGTATACGCATGcgacttgtttattattattttttctcgccgCGGCGGACTTTCGCAACTCGACTACACGACGTTTCGCGCTAATTTATtcgtacacacgcacacacacacacacacacagatattttacgaaaaGAAAAACGCCGCGACGGCCTCCTCTCTAAACATCTGCAGCGCAGAGACAAAACAAAATAGCGTACTCGGTGCAGCCTTGCCcgcgtatatttataatatccGAAGGTTCGACGTTTCCCCAAAAACGAGCGGGCTGCACCGATCGCTACAGCagtatataacaaaaaaaaaaagtgtcaGCTGGAGGGGCGAGCTATTGCGAATCGTCTGGATTTGCCATTGAAATCGCGCGCGTCGAGCCATTTAAGGCGAGATTTCGATCGTGGCAGGTGGCCCGCAGGTGgacctgtctctctctctccctccctccccccccccatcCTTCCCACGCCGGTTTTTCCGCACAGCGTACGTCCGAGAGGAGCGTCTCTCGCCTCTGACCCGCTGACCGATTTCACGAGCTTGTCTCTGTTTTGCcgctgctcttttttttttttttttttttttatttctcctcGCATACGGCGCGTTTACGATCGGAGGAAATTCATTAGCCTTGATTGACGCGCCGCGAGTCGTTAGTAGGAACGATAAATTATTTCGACTGCGGGACTTTTGATTCCGAGCTACTTGCTGACTCAGGCATCGTTACCAGTATTGTTGGTTGTAAAAGGGAACAATGAAAAATCATTACGCAGTCCACCCGCGGCCATCGTCGTCATCGGTAAGCGGCGATCGTATAGAGCTCTCGGTCGAAATAAACTGTACAGTAGCTATACGCACACACGTGTCGCGGAATCGCGAGGTGcgcctcctctttctctctcttccatcACAGCCCGAGAGAGCCGCAGGAATCcgtgtaggtatatataccgaatggctcgctctctctctctctctctctctcctccatTCAAGATAGAGGCAGGAACGTGGCGGGAGAGTAGCGCAAGATCTCTCGCGACTGCAGTGTGCGGCTGCTGTGTTGTTAGTctcgctgcggcggcggcggcggcggcggcggcgattcCCCACTACTCACCTTCTCTCCTACCTACGTGCGCTGCCTACTACCACTTCCAGCgatccgctgctgctgctgctgctgagctgCTCCTGCCTATACCTGTGAGCGCCGATGGATCTCTCGGCCCGCCGCAGAGTAACCGCGGCTCCCGGCAACGAGCGACGCGCGCACGGCTCAGCTGTACACTAGTATATACACTTAGTATCGTTTTCGCCGATCCCGCTCTCCGATCTCAGAGTGTGTTCCTCGCGTTGTGCGCATGGTGCGACGAGAGTTCGAGACATCATAAGGGGCGAGATCAGCGAGAGGTaggtgtacacacacgcacaggaTCGACTATCGCCTTATCGGATCAGTGGGCCGCTCGCGGATGATGGGAAAAGGATCGGTTTGCGCAACGAAGCTTACgtcatcctctctctctctctctgtgtctctATTTACTCTCTGTCTCATCGCGCATGAATCAACCGACATATAGTACACTCGGCGTATCGTTTCCGCGACGGAAAGGGCTATAGAGGCGGAAAACGCGCGAGAGCCTGGAGCCTCAGAATAGCGAATCGTTgtcgtgctgctgctgaagaAGGGAAAGGTGAGCTGCAGCATCGGCTTAGGAGTAGCTTAGGCCGCGCTGCTGCCGCGCAGGAATGCGAGAaggatcgagagagagagagacggcgagTTTTGCAAGCGAGCTCGCGCGATCGGGAATTAGTCGAGCCTCATCCGCAAAAGGCTCGACTTTGTATCGAGTCTCGCGCCGACTGCACTGGAAAATTCGATTCTCGCGCGCACCTGTTTTAACCTCCGTGTGACGCAATTCGGACCTTCGCATAGCTTATATTAAGCCGTTGCCGATCCCACGAGCCCATCGGTTTATACGATACAGCCATTCGGATTATACTCCGCTCGCGGAGAGAATAGACTCGCGTATGTAAGTATACGAGGTAGAGCAAGTTGCGCAGCAAGTGAAATTACGTAAGAGGCCGCCGTGAGCGCGAGTAGAGCTCTCCTTCTTTCGCGGGCACGCGCGAGCTCAGAGCTATTGTATACGCGCCAGTCCcggtaaaatatatttgtctCCGTTTTCCCCTCTGATTACTCTTATGTTATAAGGTAGTTAAGGCGCCTGTCCGAGGAATCAAATTATTCTGCTTTCGGCCGCCGGCAGTGTGACGAAGTTCGTCGTTGTGAGAAGTGCGtatgaattgaaaaattacataaaaGAAAGCGTGAGAGAATAGAGAGACACCGTATATAGCGGCGCTTTTTGTGCGCAACTTTTTCTTTCATGTAACGTTGATAACTGCGATAataacaaaacaaaacaaaacaaaacaaaaaatacctCCTCCCAATAACACACAGTCGAGGAAGAGCTGTAATTCCGGCGCGAATCGCTTATCTCACCCGAAGGATCTCGCTTTTCTCGCCGTGTATACTTTGCTATTATACGCGCCGTTTGATAGCGGCCTGTGTGTGTCTGTCTGTGTTTGCgcgaagagaaagaaacgcGGGAGAAAGTTCGCGCTCTCTGCCGGCGGCGCGTGTCTGTACAGCGCGCTGATACGAatcgaaggagagagagagagagagagagagagagaacacatAACACTCCGTTTTCTCGGAATTTTCAAAAGCACACACGGCGCGCGGAAGTCGGCCgataactctctctctctctctctctctctctctctcttcaatGTCACGCACGAAACGCTCGCACTCCCACGCCCATGATCTCAGCCGGGATGAATATGCATGCGGCGATTTTTCAGGAAAAATCCCGATCGATCGCACCCACGCCTCggtagcgagcgagcgagcgaccgATCGGCTTTCATTCATCATTTTTCGTGCTCtcagcgagagcgagagaggcgcgtatattttcattgaaaatggCTGCGTCCTTGAGGAGGTCACGTGGTCTCTGCCCGCGAGAGCCGTGTGTATTATagatatctctctctctctctctctctctctttcgcgcgcgcggctgctgcgcctactctttctcgcgcggccACCCACGAGTCGATCACTCGCCCTGAAAGGACTCGTTTCTTCGGCTcggatttttcagaaattaaaCTGTTTTTCGAGTATCGCAGAGTTAGCGAGTCTTATACATAtaccctcgcgcgcgcgcatttaaATCACCGCGCTCGGCGATTTAAACGCTCGACTCGTCGagccacctcctcctcctcctctccttTGTCCTCCTTTTTCTACACGCGTAAAGTCAGCTTTTATTTCTTTCCTCGAATCCGCAGACTCCGCGTCGAGATATACCTGTGTACAGCGCCggcgagggagagaaaaaccGGATCCTTGTTATtgcccgcgagagagagagagcatcgcGTCGTCGTTCTAATTGTCatgtttattgttattgtCGCCGCCACTGTAGTGCCGCCGCCGACTCTTATTCGTataaatcgagagagagagagagagagaaggcttTTTTGCGCGGGAAGGATTTATATGCGAGAACAGCTTTGATTTccatcgcgcgagcgcggccagattaaaaatgacgacttACACGATTGAGATCGTACTGTACTCCTCTCTTGCTTTAATTAACGCCGAGGAGCGAATTCAGCGAAACCTGTTTTTCTGTATACTATACACAGCAGCTGCGTTAAATTTTTACGACTCCTCTCTGTGTAATGTGTATAAGGTAtagaattagaaaaaaaaaatcgtcgatTCTCACGCTCGTTAGCCGCTTTTTACTGCATATCTACGCCtgcttatctctctctctctctctcggacacACTGAGAGTGCTGTGTTATCGGAAAACTTTGTAATTCGTACGACTTGCCAGAAACGCGCTTCGGGAATTTCTGGAACGGCCCGAGAGCGTATTTCTCGGTTTCGTATTACGGAGCGTTATTTACGGTCAAAAACAAACTCGTCGACGCCGAGCCATAATGTATCAGCGTTTCGGGAGAGAAAAGACATTACATAAGAAGATAGCTGTGACGTACGCGCGTCTTAGTTAGCATAAAAAGTACCTTTAATTCATACTAAACAACGCGGTGCGCCGTTCCATTCTCATGTAAAACGCTCTTTTCTCTTTGGCGCGAGGCGCAAAAAGTGTCCTCCGAAAATATCGCCCGAACGGAAGATACGAGTCAGAGAGCTCCATTATCCTCTCGATCTCGCGGgccgaaaataaaagaataataatccCACGGCTTCCCAAGGCTCTCTCGAGTATAATGCAATCAGCGGCCGTTTTTTCACGCTCCGAAAGccacagcggcggcggcggcgcttaGCGCGTGCGAGGCGACAATTAGCATCGCTGAttcacttttctctctcttactctcttaTTGCCTGTATTAAGTCGTCCTTTTTCGTCGAGTGCCGCTGCAGCGATATGGATGCACACACGCGACGGccgtttcttctttttcgggTCGAATCATTCTTATACACTGCACTCTTAGCACATAACACAGCTCGGGCCGTGTATCCGTACTTTCCAATTACGCGAGCGATCATCCGCTCGTGTTTATAAACTCCTCCTTCGTAGCATCGTCTCAGCGAAAATCCGTGGAATCAccggcgagaaaaaaaaaaagagtctcACTCGAGCGACAAGCCATATAAACGAAAACCGGTCGTCCCGAGGTGGGAGTGGCGCGAAAGGTGTCTCTCTGATAAGAGAACAGCTTACCCTCTGCACCTTGTATATGCGCGTATATTCTCGGCGCTCGTGTCACTCCACTACGAcgcataaatataatatatccgCAAAGCTGTCTACATCGAGTGTATATAAAGCGCGACGACTAAGTGACGCACCGCGATCGCGTGGGCTCACGTCATGCGCATATCCAATGGACTGCGAGCGcgaacgtgtgtgtgtgtgtgtgtctcgcGGATGGCCTTTTACAGGCGTAATTCGAGACCGCAAGGACGCGAGCGCCGAACCTCTGCGAGAGAGctattttttcctcttccttCGCACCTAACATATAGCGTTTACCGTAAGGATGCAGTCGAAGGATCGGTtctccgttttttttttttttttttttatatgatcGAGGGAAAATTCGATCAATGTAACGTTCATTCTGCGAGAGCGTAATTGTAATATCCCGTAATAACCGAGGTGAAGATCGGCGCCGAattggaaaaagaaaaaaaaaaaaaaacgctcgaTTCGGGGCCAAAGCGTCGCGGCACATCGAGGAAAAGTGTCACGTATAGTCCGAAGCGAGTTAACCGAAGGCTGCGAGTCCTTTTTTCTGTAACTCTGTCTCGGCAGTCGGCGCGTGTCGCAATGACTCGTCGCGTTCGCGGGACCGACTCGACTAATAAAGCACATGCACGCGCCTATAGCCTTACACGCGTGTTATTTTCCCGGGTCTTTCTCGCGTCGAACTCGTCGTCGCTTAGGAATTAACTCTTGTCTTGCGAGTTTCGGGAACTCGTCGTTGCATTGTTCGCTACTGGCATACTCCTCGCCGTGACTCTGAAAAGCGTACATACTGGGCTTGGACGCGACAATCGCGCTAATAAGTGTGTTACGCTCGTAACTATATTCTCCTCCTTAGAGCGATTGCTTTTCATTGTTTCGGAGCTGCTCCTTCGCTGGTTTGTTTAGGGTTTTACGGCTTTTGAAAGTCGTAGAAAGCcgctatactcgcgcgcgaatttctCTTTGTCGAAATGCAAGCCGAGTTATCTAATAATTTTCTATGTGCGGGTATAGAGTAAAATTCGCGGCGATCGGAGCCGTCGATACAGCGGGGTATGAGACTTTCCTTAAAAGAGATTTTTCTCGCTTGTAGGTCAGGAAGCGAGATGAATCTGAGCTCGGGAATAGCGTGACTCAAGAGCGATGGAGGTGATCTCgacgcgtcgatacgaggttCGGCCTCCGGCCGATTCTCATGCTTCTATTCTAGTGAGTACAATACAAGCCTTGGAGAATTTTTCAACTGCCTTTATGCACAATACCCAATAAACCGCGAATAATTTCCAGCTCGATCCGGCCAACGCCGTTGCCACAGTTAAGGAAGGTGCGTATCGTGCCTTTATAACCAGAGCTATTATCTCGTACAGACTCGTCCGTTAACGCTTTGTTGGTGTCTTTTAACAGAGGAATGGGAGACgcggaagaagaaggagaTCACGACGACGCGTCAGATCGAGACGCGGGTGAAGCGCCAGGTCGTCCTGGAGGACGGCGAGGTCGTCGTTGACTCCGGGCCCCTCGTCACGACCAACACGACCGAGGACGTCGAGCAGCAGGAGCACACCACTCAGGAGGTACGTGTTTATTACGAAAGCTAATAGCGCGAAAGATGTACTATAGTTCGTAATGCACTTGATCGGCAGAGACGCACGACTGGCGACGAACCGCAGAAGCTCGACTGGCCGGCCGACGCGAAACCCGGAGCCGTCGTCCAGAAGGAGCTGAACGAGACGATCGTCAAGAGCCGCGAGGAGATCGAGGAGCTGCTCGAGACCGAAGATCGGCAACAGCTCGGCGACATCACCGACGAggtatatacgcgtatacgatTCGGCTAATTACGTAATACTCCATAGACGCACCTTCGCATTCCTCTCTCGGAAATCACAACTATTCGCGCGAGCAGATGCAGATCGGCGTACATCCCTTCTTACAATTCGCTCTCGGTACTATAGCTTTCAGTTAATTACATAGAGTAGAAAGGTCGTTCCGCCCGTCCGAGTGTGCAGCGGATAAACGGATACGCGTCGCATCGGGCTTTGTTTGCCGATAATTGTTATATCCATCCTAGGCTGGCTATAAGGAGGAAAATCGGCGGGGATGCGCGgatcgagcgagagaaagagagagagagagagggcggaGAGGGAGTGTGGAATTAAAATAGGAAGAGAGCCCAggtatacaggtatatacacacgcggatACGCTCAGCTCGGGCGCCGATAATCTCTCGATTCCTATAGGTAGCGCCTGTATAGCTGTATAtactttctctccctctccctctctctgctCTCGCGAGAGATGAGCATAGTGCACACGGACACGCGGAGAGAGGAAGATCGAGCGAACGACCACCGGAGCCTGGGTCCTGCGCATCAGTATCCCCGCGCGAACCGAGCCGTGAGCGCCGAGCGCTATATTACCACTGCCGCCGCCGTTAAGCTCTAGCCGACTTCCTGGACTCGCGAGATATTACATCggaagagggggggggggagaaagaGATCCGCGAGGAATTCCTCGAGTCGACCTTCCCGCCGCCAGTTgcgttataatatataagcGTACAGGAAAGACGAGTCGCTCGCTATTCAAAGTACACAAGTGCGGgtaagtatatatattatacgagTAGCTGTTACAAGATCGCGCGCTCGGCGAGCAGTGAAAGTGTCGATCGGCGCAAGAATGCAGCGAGCGCCTACTATATACGCTGCTGCagacaatatatatatataaattcgcTCGAGTCTATAATAGACAGCGCGAACATTGAGTTGATCCCTCGCGTACCACCTCGCACCTGTCCACAGGCGTACCTGCAGGCGGTGCGCAACAACCGGGGCGACCTGAGGGTGGCCCTCGCCGAGTCGAAGCGGCAGCTGTCGGGTCCGCGGGTCCTCCAGCACACGACGAGGTCGAACAAGGTCGTCGACACGGAGAAGACGCTAGAGCGCAGCGAGCTCAAACAGGACGGACAGATCGTCACCGAGAGGAAGACCACCGTTGAGCACGAGGAGGTCAGTGTGTTGCGCTTACTTTTCATTTCGGCTGATTGGGTGTCTACTTTTACCCGGTTGCATTAATCGAACGCGCCTGATTAGCCGCCATTTCGTATGTATACTTACGCGTTATCTAATCCTATACCGTTCTAATTTGAAGCTCCGTAAAAAGGTCTAATTAGCCGCGCGTCGATAGTCAATAACGTACGCGCTTACCGATACAGAAAATTATCATACCCAGTTTACAGTCCATAAAAGTCGGCCGTTTCGTCGAATTTATCGCGCCAATTATCGCGGCACTCGATTTTATCGAAATATATACTAAACCCCTGCCCCGAGACAGATAAAGGACGACGAGCTGCCCGAGGGCCTGGAGGACGAGGCCCGAGAGGTGCGCAAGGAGGCGAGTCAGCGCTACGTCAAGACCCGCGACGAGGACATCGTCGACTACGTCAAGCCGAACGGCGAGCGGCTGGCGCGCGAGATGCGTTTCGTCTCCGTGACGACGGAGGCCGAGCGGACCGGCGAGTGGCCCCCGGAAGCTCCGGCTTCTGGAATCCGCTCCGGTAGACTCCACGGCAAGCACGGtacgtttgaattttttcaaattttttctctccattAATTCTCATTaacacgctgctgctgctgctgctgctgctgctgcttctaaTCCGTTCACACCTCACGCTAACCACTCCGAGACACGCGCGATCGCGTATGTACCGAAAGCTCGAAGCAGCGGCGAGTTGGGATCGATTCGAACGAGCGGCCGTGTGTGAGGAGAGAGTATAACGCGTAAGCACACCCCCGCAGGATCTCCACcgaataacaacaacaacaacaacaacaacgtgGCTTCGGCCGCCTCGCGGAAGGACGCCCTGACGAGGAAGCCGCTCGAcctggaggaggaggacgaggcCAGGAAGTTCGAGACGTCCAAGTGGCTGGAGAGCCACTTCGGCAGCGAGTCGAGGTCGTCCCACGGCGGCTCCATCGAGGACGAGCCCCTGGCCAACGGGCACTCGACCAACACGAGCTACATCAACGTCACCATCAAGTCCGCCTGTCCGCCCCAGAGCTCGAGGAAGAGGCACGAGGAGGAGTTCAGCCAGCAGAGCACCACGACCACCAAGCGGGAGCAGCACTCGACCTCGCCCAGCGGCTACTTTCAGGGCATCAGCGAGTGGTCCGAGAGATACCAGTCCACGGGTGCGTTGCTTTATTTTACGCCGCTGCAGTTCTCTGCCACGATCCGACTCGCGACGATCGtttgtttttatcatttttttcatgCGCAATCGTTTACTAATGGCcgaaattaatatttttaatttttttccgccGCTTCTTTAATACGCGCGAAAATTCCTAACTCGAAACGCGACTCCATCGCGTACTTTAATTAACGCTTATCGATCGAGCAGAGAAGCAAAACAGCCAGCAGGTCAGGGCCAAGTCCCCGGTGCAGTACATCGTCGAGCGGACGCGCGAGTCGTCCCGGAGCAACGGACACGGCCAGCCCTCGGTCGCGCTGGAGAACGCAAGGAACCACAAGGAGTCGCACAGCTCCTCGTACTCCCGCCGTCACCAGGAGCACCAGCAGCAGAGACCTAAGGCCGATCCGCCGTCGCCGCCCATGCGCAGGAAGGCCAAGGAGCAGCCGCAGGTGGTGACGAGCAGCCGGACCGAGCGCAGCTACCAGGAGACGCTGTCCCCGCCGAGAGCCGCCAGTCCGGTGCACGTGGTGCAGCGCACCTGGGAGAGCCGCAACCGGGACGTCCAGCAGGAGGACCGGCGCGGCAACGGCCGCGGCAACCACGACGCCCGGGTCATCAAGCAGGAGTACGTGACGTCGAGCAGCCGCAGGCGCACCCCCGATCCCGAGTCCAGGTCGCCCTCGCCCAGGAGGGACAAGAAGGAGCACGCCAGGCCCTCGAAATGTAATCCTCGACTTCGCTTTGACGAAGAAACTTATCCAGAAACGTCGTTCTCGAATCGTTATAATTCTTTTCAGCTCCCAGCCCGTCCAAGTACAAGATCGGCGAGTCCTTCCGCAAGCTCGTGGGCAAACTCCGCTCCGCGAGCTCCGAGCGCCGGGGCAACGGCAACAAGCGCCCGGGCAGCAGCTCGACCTCCCAGCTGACCCAGACAGAAGACAACAGCTCGACCTACCTGCAGTACAACTCGGTCGACCGCAACATCCCCCTGGGCCCGGAGTACGATCGCGACGTCACCGACGATCGCGGCCGATCTACTCCTCCGGAACGCCCGCCCAGGTCGCCCCGCAACCCCAACGTCGCCAGCAGTATGCACAACCTCAGCAGCGCGACGTCGAGCAGCCAAAAGTACAAGAACTCGAGGTCCAGCAGTCCCAGGCTGCACAAGGAGAACCGGGACGAGTACGCCAGGGAGAGCAACTCGCACGTCAAGAGGGAGAGCTCGGCCCAACCGATCCACCGGTACTACCTCGGCGAGGACCCGTTCGGTAGCATCTACGGCAAGGAGAAGGGCTACAGGGAGGCCAAGCTGCACTCGAGACATCGCAGGCCCATCGACGAGGAGTACAGGTAAACCCCATGTCTGGCTAATATTCAAtctttcatttatattttatagcgTTGATATCGCGCGACACAGGCGAGCGcgcggtgttttcataaaagactaaatttttcaataagcttgtcattaatttattaatatacgtGTTATTCTTTACATTCTACAATATCAAGAGCGACAAACTCACTTGATTCTTTTGCTGGTGCGTTATTTAATTGGAGCGATTTTTATGCGAGATATCTTATTATAGCATGCGACATGATCGTTTATCACACAATTCTCATGTCTCTCTACATATAGCATACTTTTTTATCCGTATACCGTATACCGACTCCGAGAACACTAGATGTACATAACGTAGGATTGTAGACTTTATACCTTTATACATTATACTACCTAAGACAAATGTACTACTTTGCTCTTAAAGGCtcaataaaaactttattaaacCAAAAAAGTCAGAGAACGATTTTTTCACACATCCTCCACATGGCACGACATTATTATATCTAACCCTCACTCATGAAACTCGTTTGCGTAAGTCGCACTAACTCACTACTATACAACATAAGTAGGGATCTTTTCAGCtccaattaaaacaaaataaaaagtcTCTCTTATAAACTCACTGACGCTATTGACATTGTACGATGTATATATACTTGTAAAACCGatacgagaaaaaaatccaagCTTGCACCGCCTGCACCCTCAAAACGACCGAATCATCTTGTTTCTTGCAGCAACGAGCCGAGCTCCCTCGGCCGCTTCAGCAAATCGACCAGCCGACTGGCCAACGACTACGAGCTCAACGAGCGCCACGAGCGCATGAGCGCCCAGACACTGCCCAGAAAGATCCACAACAGCAGCAGTCAGTCCCgcagtcag
Coding sequences within it:
- the LOC100121171 gene encoding serine/arginine repetitive matrix protein 2 isoform X2, encoding MEVISTRRYEVRPPADSHASILLDPANAVATVKEEEWETRKKKEITTTRQIETRVKRQVVLEDGEVVVDSGPLVTTNTTEDVEQQEHTTQERRTTGDEPQKLDWPADAKPGAVVQKELNETIVKSREEIEELLETEDRQQLGDITDEAYLQAVRNNRGDLRVALAESKRQLSGPRVLQHTTRSNKVVDTEKTLERSELKQDGQIVTERKTTVEHEEIKDDELPEGLEDEAREVRKEASQRYVKTRDEDIVDYVKPNGERLAREMRFVSVTTEAERTGEWPPEAPASGIRSGRLHGKHEKQNSQQVRAKSPVQYIVERTRESSRSNGHGQPSVALENARNHKESHSSSYSRRHQEHQQQRPKADPPSPPMRRKAKEQPQVVTSSRTERSYQETLSPPRAASPVHVVQRTWESRNRDVQQEDRRGNGRGNHDARVIKQEYVTSSSRRRTPDPESRSPSPRRDKKEHARPSKSPSPSKYKIGESFRKLVGKLRSASSERRGNGNKRPGSSSTSQLTQTEDNSSTYLQYNSVDRNIPLGPEYDRDVTDDRGRSTPPERPPRSPRNPNVASSMHNLSSATSSSQKYKNSRSSSPRLHKENRDEYARESNSHVKRESSAQPIHRYYLGEDPFGSIYGKEKGYREAKLHSRHRRPIDEEYSNEPSSLGRFSKSTSRLANDYELNERHERMSAQTLPRKIHNSSSQSRSQQQQQQQQQQHSTTTKTTTTTTTSRRQMSRDSSSPVSRYQNGYSSQESPSRQYGSMINISFKNHVNTSPQPKTTHFVQTTINTQPPPVPPKKPERTYKSTLSRSKSFNVEIADDGLVSTPKTNSYSNGNNIRSTSQLNRLDESPPPLKSPGILASISRSNRDLMMRNGKHEY
- the LOC100121171 gene encoding alpha-protein kinase 1 isoform X1, with translation MEVISTRRYEVRPPADSHASILLDPANAVATVKEEEWETRKKKEITTTRQIETRVKRQVVLEDGEVVVDSGPLVTTNTTEDVEQQEHTTQERRTTGDEPQKLDWPADAKPGAVVQKELNETIVKSREEIEELLETEDRQQLGDITDEAYLQAVRNNRGDLRVALAESKRQLSGPRVLQHTTRSNKVVDTEKTLERSELKQDGQIVTERKTTVEHEEIKDDELPEGLEDEAREVRKEASQRYVKTRDEDIVDYVKPNGERLAREMRFVSVTTEAERTGEWPPEAPASGIRSGRLHGKHGSPPNNNNNNNNNVASAASRKDALTRKPLDLEEEDEARKFETSKWLESHFGSESRSSHGGSIEDEPLANGHSTNTSYINVTIKSACPPQSSRKRHEEEFSQQSTTTTKREQHSTSPSGYFQGISEWSERYQSTEKQNSQQVRAKSPVQYIVERTRESSRSNGHGQPSVALENARNHKESHSSSYSRRHQEHQQQRPKADPPSPPMRRKAKEQPQVVTSSRTERSYQETLSPPRAASPVHVVQRTWESRNRDVQQEDRRGNGRGNHDARVIKQEYVTSSSRRRTPDPESRSPSPRRDKKEHARPSKSPSPSKYKIGESFRKLVGKLRSASSERRGNGNKRPGSSSTSQLTQTEDNSSTYLQYNSVDRNIPLGPEYDRDVTDDRGRSTPPERPPRSPRNPNVASSMHNLSSATSSSQKYKNSRSSSPRLHKENRDEYARESNSHVKRESSAQPIHRYYLGEDPFGSIYGKEKGYREAKLHSRHRRPIDEEYSNEPSSLGRFSKSTSRLANDYELNERHERMSAQTLPRKIHNSSSQSRSQQQQQQQQQQHSTTTKTTTTTTTSRRQMSRDSSSPVSRYQNGYSSQESPSRQYGSMINISFKNHVNTSPQPKTTHFVQTTINTQPPPVPPKKPERTYKSTLSRSKSFNVEIADDGLVSTPKTNSYSNGNNIRSTSQLNRLDESPPPLKSPGILASISRSNRDLMMRNGKHEY